A genomic segment from Drosophila willistoni isolate 14030-0811.24 chromosome 2L unlocalized genomic scaffold, UCI_dwil_1.1 Seg168, whole genome shotgun sequence encodes:
- the LOC6641050 gene encoding succinate dehydrogenase assembly factor 2-A, mitochondrial, whose translation MLRQLNLTREISRWIFMPWQRGAAGTASAEPPALPINDVIVDYDGPDLPLPEYPQRPNEPLEIRKQRLVYQSRKRGMLENDLLLSTFAAKYLKNFNEEQTAIYDQLINGVSNDWDIYYWATDVKTTPAEYNTEIMQLLKEHVKNTERVQRFRQPDLT comes from the exons ATGTTGCGTCAATTAAAT TTGACACGAGAAATTTCTCGATGGATTTTCATGCCATGGCAACGTGGAGCAGCCGGAACTGCTTCTGCGGAACCGCCAGCACTACCCATCAATGATGTCATAGTCGATTATGATGGTCCAGATTTGCCCTTGCCAGAATATCCTCAAAGACCCAATGAGCCATTGGAGATACGCAAGCAACG ATTGGTGTATCAGTCTCGAAAGCGCGGAATGCTGGAGAATGATCTGCTATTGAGCACATTTGCGGCCAAGTATCTGAAGAATTTTAATGAGGAACAGACCGCCATCTATGATCAGTTAATCAATGGTGTAAGCAATGACTGGGACATCTATTATTGGGCCACAGATGTGAAAACCACACCAGCAGAATACAATACCGAAATAATGCAACTTTTAAAGGAGCATGTCAAGAATACGGAGCGTGTTCAACGTTTTCGTCAACCAGATTTGACCTAA